GGAATAGCCGGCCTCAAAGCTACAAAGGTGTCACTAATTGATATATGCGTATCTCCTAGCAGGGCATCCTGTAAAAGAACAGGTGAAGTGCAATCAGGGCCACCCGTTCTGATTCATGGTTGGAGAATACTTTGACCACCCGCAAATTTTAACTACAAGTATAAAAAGTCGTGTAGTCTAGTCCTCTAGTGGACTCAGATATTTTTTTcatctgattttttttctgttagaaAGAATTGTTAGTAAAAAGATCGAGCTAGGTGGTTCAAATTAAACGAGCTGATCACCAAATGTTTATGAATACACGGGATTTGATGTAGTCCTTTCATCATGATGGGAACATGCCTTTTGCAACACCATCATGGAAATCTGATCGGTTGTTGGCATGAACAGGGCCAGCCGTTCAATAATTAGCATATATAAGCAAAAGCATTTTCATTGCATTTCCTCATAGGTAAAGTTGCTCGACATATATATTCGTTCCCGCACACCCGGTGAAAAGAAAGCCCATTGCCCACCAACTGCACGTTGCGGTCGATGCTGTTATATAAGCGCCACGTTTCCCGCGTCTCTTCTTCTCATCCAAGTGCAACGCAGCAGCATATCATATCTCCTCTGTTAACGAAAGCTAGCACCTGAGTCCGTTTCAAAAAAAAGCTAGCACCTGAGAGAAGATTTACGGTTCATCTTGGTTTGGTCTATCAGTCACGATGGCTTCCGGCGCCGGTTCCTGCTGGGCCCTGGTGGCGCTGCTCCTCGTCGCCCGTGCCTTCCCGGCGGCCGCCACCAGCTTCACCGTCGGTGGCAAGTCCGGCTGGACGATCGGCGTCGACTACACCACCTGGGCCAGTGGCAACACTTTCAAAGTCGGCGACAGTCTCGGTAAGACTTTTAGTTTCTTCGTGAGTACATACGTGCCGTTAATCATGTGACTGGTTATGGTTTAACATGTGTCTGCCCTGTTCTAGTGTTCAACTACGCCAAGGGCCTGCACACAGTGGCGGAGGTGAGCGCGGCCGACTACCTGGCGTGCGCGGCGGCCAACGCGGTCGGCTCCGACGGCAGCGGCGCGACCACCGTGCCCCTCAAGACCGGCGGAAAGCACTACTTTATCTGCACCATCGCAGGCCACTGCGCTGGCGGCATGAAGCTCGAGGTGACCgtatccggctccggctccggctctggctcctcgCCGACAACGCCGATGCCCACCCCGACCACACCGTACACGAGCCCGAccccgacgacgacgacgccgacCACGCCGTACACGACCCCTACAACGCCATACACGACGCCGACGTCTCCAGCGTGCACGGGCACCACGCCTGGCGCGACGCCGCTGACACCGGTGACCCCGGGCACCATGCCGTTCTACTCGTACAATGGCGCCGCCGGGCTCGCGCCGGCGGCGTGGGCTAGCTTTGCTCTGGTTTGTGCCGCGGTTGTGCAGCTCGGACTGTTATGAAATAAGTATGAACTAGCAAGGCTAGCCCAGGATGAAGGCCGTGCTCTTATATATAGGTCACCTTGTGAGTGTGTGCAATTAATGTGTTAATTTGTTCTTTGATGTGGTCGTGGAGACGAGGTTCCATTAATTGCCGTCTGCCAGTACCCAAATCTAACATAACTACAATATGCCCATGAAAAAGAAACAGTGCTGCTGTAGCGTGTCTCTAGAGCAATGCTTGCAGACACCTACAGGGCATCCTAAACctgggcatgggcagcccggcccgacgacccggcccgagcccggcccgaaaaacccgggccgggACGGGTCGGGCTTgacgttcgggccgggctcgggccttgtGTTGCAGCCCGGaagatagttcgggccgggctcgggcttcattttttatgtatttcgggccgggctttcgggcttcgggtcGGGCTTGCACGTGCGTACACTAAAAAACAgtgttcgggccgggctttcgggcttcgggcttgatttcgggccgggctcgggcttgaaaacagggagtatttcgggcttcgggccgagCTCGGGCTTgggaaatgaaggtcgggcttttacaagcccggcccgaaacccggcctGGCCCGACGTTTGCCCGGGTTTAGGGCATCCCCTCGCTCCTAAATCGGACATTGTATATGTCCGTGGACAGGTAAACGTCTGCCTAGATACCAGCAATTTGAATTTCAAATGCATAGCGTCCAATCACAACCAAAAAGAGCCAAAAATGCATAGTGTTTGCATACCCAATCACAAAAGAATCTCAGTTTGGCATATGGATTTTTCCCTGCCAGACCGGCTATCCGAGCCTCTAAGCTCACTCTGCCGCCACCACCTTCTCCTCGCCATCCGCTTTCTTCTAGACCGCCTCCTTCTcggccgcctccttctccgccgtcTTCAGCTGATTCTTCAAGCGCTTTAACATCCTAAGATGGTCAGCTTGCACGATCATCTTTGCATCCTCATCCAACTCCTCCATCTGCAAGGTCCACATCTTTGAATCCTCCGAAGGGGCTATGATCTCAACCTTCTTCTCTTCGAGTTTGGTCTTTTTCtcttcaagcttgagcttcttatcggTCGCCGTGATCAAGATGTTAAACTTATCATTCTTACATGCCTCTTTGGTGTCGGAGCGCTTGACACATGCCTCCTCATTCTTCACCAAGATGTCCTCGAACCTCTCTGTCATCTTGGTCGCCGCCCCTTCTCactagatcatgtactttgatggttccaaaatgctagctggcgcgggggctggagtggtCCTTAACTCGGCAAAAGATGACAAGCTATGTTATATcttcactactgcaggttgctgctaacgcgtcactacgatcagagacccggtggtgtaaaagaaccgtcaaaaaaggtgcaaaacgtttgcaatggcggagctatcaaacacggttcagatttttgttACGTGTGCGATGCAGAGCACACGGTTAGTCCATTCGAATTGTTTGCCATGAGGCAAAACAACAGAAACGGacaaccatatcaatgtgtgtgcgatatatgacatacagttcgcttcgatgaactatttgctattaggAAGTGTAACCGAAACGGTTAGCCAGattaaggtgtgtgtgatatacggcatacggttcactcagacgaACTGTTATTGATtaaggaacacaacagaaacggttcaacttaacaagatgtgtgtgatatgcggcatacagttcacatggatgaactgtttgcgatgagacaaaagaaaacaaatgagacctgtaaacaagatgtgtgtgatatgtggcaaacagccgactcggatgaactgtttgcgatgagaaattacaacacagatggTTAATACagtaagttcgtgtgcgattctgtgtctacaaaaaactttgaaatgcAAACTAGTTACTTgcagtggctaggagtatcgcacatgatgcgtctgctattactcgtgtgcgatgattagtaagttacacatacatttccttatgttaacatgtgtgtgaatttgcaatatggacagttaatatgcaaatgccttctggacatcgggcacatgcttaaacttaaagaactgtgtacgatactaatactttccatgaaaatttgaGAACTTGGctaacagcatttgagtaacatatatatagtggttacactatttgacAAAAGGAGGATCATCATAACACGATTTTGACaatcatatggtccatatctagatACTTAACATAATagcaactatcacattttaagaggctaacggccaacaaccatatggt
Above is a window of Triticum aestivum cultivar Chinese Spring chromosome 6B, IWGSC CS RefSeq v2.1, whole genome shotgun sequence DNA encoding:
- the LOC123134564 gene encoding blue copper protein is translated as MASGAGSCWALVALLLVARAFPAAATSFTVGGKSGWTIGVDYTTWASGNTFKVGDSLVFNYAKGLHTVAEVSAADYLACAAANAVGSDGSGATTVPLKTGGKHYFICTIAGHCAGGMKLEVTVSGSGSGSGSSPTTPMPTPTTPYTSPTPTTTTPTTPYTTPTTPYTTPTSPACTGTTPGATPLTPVTPGTMPFYSYNGAAGLAPAAWASFALVCAAVVQLGLL